The region GGTGATAGTCACACTCTGAACAGCACAACAAGGAGAAGCTACTCGACTGcaaatcagaggtggagatttcaggtccacagTGTACAAATCCAAGCGaccagttgagttctctgtgactgtggcgctttatactcaactggttggttgaaaccaaatcttagtctggatttgtacccCCTGGACCTgagatctccacctctgctgcaAACTCATCCCTGGACCAGTCAGAGGATGCAGTGACGGGTGTGAATCAGGTTCTCTTGAGCATCACTGTGGAGCACGCACTACTTTTCCATAGACGCTTGAGTAATACAAACGGCGGCAGGAACAACCATTGCCATTTGCGTTGGTTAATGAAGCGCGGAACCTCCCCAGGTGCTCTAACCACAATCCCTGCCTTCCTAAGCTCTTCCAGAAAAGGAAATGCACCGGCCTGCATCACACCCTCCACTGGGGCACTGAAACGCACTGGGATGTTAGGAGAGGAAGGAGTGGAAAGGCAACCGCGCATGTTCAGAGAAAACGCAAAAACCACACCCAGCCAAAAGTATCCCATAATTCCTCGCATTcctgtggatggatggaagctcTTTCAAAGCAGCATCAAGCTGGGGCCGGAGAAAGCATACCTACAGCATATTTTAACTGCAGATGTTTCACTTACAGGAATTTCATCTTTTGTGAACTGAAATCTTACTTTTGTGCGATGGCCCATGAGGAATTGGTAAACGGTTCATCCCAAACCCGGAGCAGCCACCTTTGATCATCCCCTGGTAGCAACTCACCTGACTCCTATCAGAATGGAGATGAGCATGGAGCAGATGGGGTCCGCGATCATCAGGTCATACTTCTGCATCAGGATGGCAGATATGATCACGCCGATGCTGCCCAGAGTGTCCGCCACAATGTGAAGGAATATCCCTGCAGAAGATGAGGACCATCAGCATGCCGCAAGGGCGCCCCCTTTTGGTCTGGAGGTCTGCGTGCGCCTAGCCTCTCGCTAGCCCATAGCCAGTCACCACTTAAATTTAAATGTGTTCCTGGGAAATGTTATCACAGAACTCGTCtccaaagcagacagacagaacagCTGACAACTTGTCTTAAACAGTGCACTGCCTAACAAGTTTCTAGGCACCCTCATCTCTAGGAACCTTGACTGACATGAACATATCACCACcgagctgaaaaataaaaacagtgtTTTTCATGCACCAGCTTAAAAAAAATTCAACCTCCAACAGACTGTTCTGATTAAATTCTCAGCGCATTGTCAAGTCAGCAGAAAAGACTTGGGTTATGATCTTCCTTCCATTGATGACGACGATTCCAGGTTAAATAAGCGTGCTGggaaaacaacccccccccccatcctgggtataTCATGCCAAAACCTTCCCTCATTTTCCATCAATAAACACAAAAACAGCCTGGCACTTGTAAACTTTCTTCCCATGTGCAGTAACCCCAACGAAGCCCTACTGTTATACTACAGCCATGCACATGTAAGCACCATCTGCACAttcttatgtatttattttctctATTACTTATTATGTCTACTACCTTGCAAATATCTGTATTCTGTTACCTCATATTATTCTAGTTTATTATATACTTCTACCGAGTTACGAAGACGTGTAAATGCCCTCGGCAAAATAAAAGTGGCTTCGATTCAGATTCAGTGGTTGGAATATTGATTCCGTGAAACattctggtgtttttttttgatAAGCGACCAGACGAGTATGTGGTAAAACAACGACCCCGGTTAGAGATAATCGCTCTGATGGAAGCGGACAGAGCCAGGAATTCCACACATACTGCAAACGGTGCAGCCGAGTAAGTCCTTTACAAAGGGCTCACAATGCTGTGGGATGTTTGTGTCAGTACTGTGTCAGTACTGtgtcacccccctgccccctccacacccacccccccacccccacaaatcCCACATATCCTGGGTGAAAAGGCTTAACATAATGACACTTGGGAATGCCGTTAGGACCCCTGTCCATTTAAATTAGGCTGGGTGACTCACAATTAGCAGCTAGCTCTCACCTGCAAAAGTCAAGACGACCAGCGTCAGGTATCATCTCCACGAAAATACACTGACTATACTAGGCTCAAACTACGACTGTAACCGGTTAACAACTTATCATAAATTACTGAATGTCTCTGTGGCCATCTGCTGGTCTTGGTTGGTACTAcactataacaaaaaaaaaccatacCTTGCAAAATCTGCTTGCTTGATCCTTTTCCCGGTGTATGTGAATGTTCATCTGGAAAAGGGGAAAATTATTCTGAGATACAGCCATTCACTTACTGAAAGCTTTTACTCTGCATCTTGCCCTTATGAAATAACATCACTTGCCAACCCGTTTGTAGTAATAAGATATTTACAACACCCTTCCGGAGTCTCTTGGGGAATTCGGCTTACCGTGGCAATGCGGCTCCTCGTGCGAATGTCCGTGCGAGTGTCCGTGCCCTCCATGCCCGTGGTCGTGCCCGTGGTCGTGCCCGTGACTGTGCCCATGGTCGTGCCCGTGGTCGTGCCCGTGTTTGGACCCGTGGCTATGTCCGTGCCCGTGGCTTGTgtgtccagcatgactgtgcccaggAGCCACGATGCCATTAAACAGGGAGTGGCTGTGGCCGTGGTCTGAAAGAAGAGCGGCGAAACATTAATGGGCAGATCGCGGCCGTCCGAATCCCGCAGCTGGACtcttactgtgctttagtgCTTTTTACAAAAGTTTCACTTTCTTCCAATTCTGCGTAACATTggatacagacactcctcacagACACACCTACCCGTGTAATGAGCTCCTGGACTTACGACCAACCGGTATCATACGGTGTACGGTGCTTGTGGAAACGCTAGTGCTGCGTTTCTATTCCGTTCTGCTCTCTGAGTTTTTTGGGTCGGCGAAGGAAGGTTGTACATTGTTTGCAGTAATtgacctttattttgatacgCCATATCAGTTTGCACTGAACTCGCgatcgacttttattttgatACGCTGCCTATTATTTGATGCATGGTGGGATAGGGAACCTCCAGTAATGCATTAAGCATGGACCTGTGCAAGGTTAAAGTTTTCCCGTGTCTTAAATGTCCGTAAGTTTTTTACTTGCTTGATATTTGACATTTTCCATGCTCTGTTTTAGTTCGGTAATGTACGAAAGGACACCAAGAGTGATTCGCTGGATTGCAGTGATGCTAATTTGCGATACATGCCTATATCTGTTAGCGTATCGTTAATTTGTGATTCAGTTGATTAGCATTAGCACTTATCGGCCAGCTCGTTGTAACTTTGCCATGCTGGATAACAGATCTTCTAAGTCTTTTCTGTGTTTTGCTTATCACAGTTTCCTGTAGCTGAAAAGCAGCGCACTCTCCCCGCTACGTTATTACCACGTATGGCACACTAGCATATAAACTTTtagaaatatacaaaaaaaaaagttataaatGGTGCAAAAGTGACATTAAAACAACATCTAAATATGGATGACACAACATCCGCTACAGTATGCTTGAAATATCAATAAACAGGCGGCCCTTCGCTTAGCAACCAATTCGCTTAATCTACTCGTAGGAACAGAACTCGACTTCCGTAGCCTGAAGCCTACACATATTTACCTAATATTTACCACACATAAAATTTTCCTTAAAAAATGTAACTAGCAGCAAAGGCCTCCACTCTGCCATGAAGCGGGCATGCCGAACCACGCACAAATAAATGCAGAATTAGACTTCACTGATAAACAGACATTTGACCCACATCACGGAGGTTTTGAAGGTTCTGCTAAAAGCAAAGCCGCGGCTCTGGGAAGCAGCAGTGGCTTTGGGTGAGCGGCTGCACCTTCATCGTCGCCGTGCGAGTGGCCGTGTCCTCCGTGCTGGAAGACGAAGATCCCCACCAGGTTCACCAGCAGGCCGGCCACGGAGACTGGCAGCAGCCTCTCGTGATGAACGTCTGGGGGCTCCAGGGCCCTCTAagggggagggaggaaggaaatATGTTAGGTCAACTGCAAAGGACAAGCTTCCACGGTTACTTGTTAAGGTGGCCAGTGTAACCCATTTAACACGATTAATATTTCAATGAGGACCAagcataaatatttaattttatacatgtaatatttaaaataagaaaaaaccTTTCCAGACAGTGTACTCATTAGCATACACATATTAAAATTAAAGATGTAAGTTTAgtgtacactaccagtcaaaagcttTTATACACCACTGTTCCATTTATTTCACAAagggcagattttttttattcttgttaagcattCGAAAGTTGaatgaacaactataaatgaaaatataagtgaaataaGACAAGTTTCCTGTATATGTAACAGTGAATGCCTGACATCCTATtcactggttgtgtggtgatgacAACACAgactgtcctttaactttaaatgcaccagTTAACTGTTTCACCCCATGAAagagagcagtatttaatgtcccttgtagaaaaaatgcctcaaattttctctgctgttataactgaatcaaagatatgaaaaaatattcaaatggttaaaattattttatttattagcaACAAACATTGAGTATATGTTTAATAAGTGATGAGTGGATAACGAGCAAATGTAGAAAAATCTCAGTGTGTGCAGAAGCGTTTGACTGGTAGCGTACATGACGATCCCAGCTGGCATGTGGACATACCTCGACCCCCTCGGAAAAGATGAAAAAGGCGGTGAAGATGAGGAAGAGGCCGTTGACAAACCCGGCCAGAACCTCAGCCCTCACATACCTGCAAAAACCAGCTTGTTACAGCCGTTGTCCCCCACCTGTACACCTAAAGCACGCTGCAACTGGCCCTTTAACACCTGTAGAGATCTCTCAGGAAGTTCCTGTTACAGCTACACTCTATATCAGGGTCCCCCaattctggtcctggagggtcagTTTACGATACAGTTTGCATTTTTCCCTAATCAAACACACCTATTAAATCTGGCAACTGGCTGAAGGCTGAATAAGGTgcatttgagcagggaaatctgcaaactgtgtagCAGACTAGTCTTCCAGGaccggaactggggaaccctgtaCTATGTAATGTCCAGCTTTGTGCTTATGCCTGATAATCTGTGCCTGCTTGTTGTCTGTTGTGAAAATAATGCGCATGCGAACACCAGGGAAACATCCAATCAGAAGTGACTAGAATAACCCGCCTCCACCCCCCACGATTTCAACCCACTTACCCATAAGAGAACGCGTCGTTAGACCTCCACCTGGATATGACAGAAGCGGCCAGGCCTGCTAGGAGCGCCGTGCAGTCAAAGAACATGTGGAACGAGTCCGATATGAGTCCTAAACTGGGAGTCAAGCCAGAACAGACGGACACACAAAACAGAGTCATAAACCAAACGTGAGCCGGTACACTGTGTCCGGGAGGCACCGCACTGGGTGACACCCTGCCCGCTTTACGCAGCCGACATGCGTCAGAGTACATGCCACACAGGGAACAGGAGCAGCTGCCACGGGGGCAACAAGAGGCCCCATCACAAATTAATCAGGCGGTTCCTACAGGAAACCATCTGACATTCAACCAATAGCAGGAGCACTAAAAGTCATGACTCCTGACACTACAGAAACACACGCAActgtactgctgcagcccagaacAGCGCCGGCGGACTGATTCAAAGCCCTGATTATGCAGCAATGGTGATACTTCTGTGTGTAACCTGAGTATTTAGGGCACGATCCCAGTGCTCAGGTAAGCTTAGACACCCACAACAAAAAGCACAGCACTCCATGGATACCACCAATAAGCATATGGAAGAGAGTGCAGCTAATTAACTCTTTTGCTGTTGATGACAGAAAACCATTCAATTATTGCCCCCACTCCTGAGTCAGTTATTCAAATTCTGGACAAATTTCAGGAAAAGTAACTCTCCTAATACACGACAAaatatcacagatattcagttgTTACCAGTCGATTGCTCCTATAGTGTCCCCTGAAAGCACACAACACAACGTACTCTACAGGACACGAGCCAGACTGGAGCACCCTGCCTACTTATGTACAGAATGGCAGTCAGTCAGTCCATAAATGAGGCTGCTGTCCTCAATAATGAAGCTTTGTAACAATACAGAATTGCCTACTTTAGCATACAGGTATTTAGTGAAGGGAACCATAATACAGGAGTATGTTATGTCTGTTGAGGCTTTTTCAGCAGTAGTCCTAAACACAAATGCACATCAGAAGCGAAACTGTCTAGGACTAAGGGAATGAAATGCAGAATTACAGATTTGTGTGACCGATCTTCCAAGCGATAGACTAATTTCATTCATATGCTCAtgcgttcatccattcattcattcattccatctctgCAAGACTGTAATGTTTGCCATCAGAAAGCTTACTTTTGTCCACACTTTACTGCGACTATGACGTGTATTTGAATAGTACAGTCAGTACCATAATTTTACTATAACATATCGATTATGCCCATATTACTAACGGAAACAATCACTCATCACTACCACTATTATACTGACGGCGAGCGTGCTGCCTGACCCCACGCGGACACCCTAACCACGCGCCTTCACGCTCGAGCCGCCCCCTCGGAGCTAACGCTACGTGGCACATCCCGCACGGCGGTGCCGCCGCCGCCGCTATGCCGGTTTGTCTGCCGGCTGCCCTACCTGTTACTCCATAAGCCGTAGAGCAGCTCCACGAAGGCGAAGGAGAGGTTgagacacaggaaaaagaaCAGGTTTCGGGACGTTTTGTCCGACAGGATCGACCTGGAGACGAGAATGACCAGTAATGGGCGGCAGGATTCGCGAAAGGCCACATCCGCCGCATACCACTTGCTAGTGTAATAAACCGgagtttcattaaaaaaaaaattacggaTCCATCTAACATCTCAATGATCTTTTAGCCGGACAAACTATTTATATAGTTTTTCCGGATTCCCATTTACCTGAAGTCGATTACGAATAACCTACTATCCTCTAGTAAGCTGTACGCTTCCCTTACTTCCTTGAAGTCCTCGAATTATTGCCGATTCCGATCTAATAAACATGCAGGCAATTGCAATGAAATGTGTTTACACACATGGCGTTAACTGCTAAGTTACTTTTGTCTCTAATATTGTTAAAGCCACTACGGTCTTGATTCTTGAGTATCTGATATAATATTCCACATGGCCCACAAATCTGGGGATTTAATTCAACTAAAAACAATGAGCCGCTAAGGCAGCCATTTGATAAATGAGTTTATATCAATCTTTGGGCTACCTTTGTCCGCTGTGTTTCGTGTACCGAGAGGACAGCGGTGACGGCCTCGGTGAATGCGCCCCCAAACAGTAACCGAACCCCGGCGAACAGTAACTCCCACACCGCTGCGCTCGGAACACACTAACAAAGCCGAAAACGCCTTTTTAAAATACTGCGTGACTTGCCTGAACCATCCCGATATCTTGACAAGAAGGTTGAATTTGGCAGGCTTGTATTCGTCATCTTTGATAGACAAGGGTAACATTTTAAGGCTGCTAAGTCCCGTAAATGAATACGGACGGACTGCACTCTCTGCCTCGCCGGTTTCCTGCTTGTAGATAGAGGTCCGCAGCAAGACGCTTTTTGAGTAAGACCCCTGACTTCTGCCTTCACCGGAGATAACCTTCATATAATGCTGGATAGTAACGTTAGACGGCAGTTTTTAAACGCCTTATCCTGAGCATTTAATTTTAAGCAATATTTCGCACGGATATTTTTAATTTGTGCGATTCTTTAAATTTAAACGTGAAACAATTATATCAGAAAACACGCTTCAAAAATGACGTAGTCAGTTTAGTCAGATATTGTTAGTTAATGCTTGAATTTTATCAGGGTTGTATGAAAAACGAAAAAGACCAGACAGTGTTATTAAAACATTTCTGATACACCCAAGGTAGCACCCAAGAATTAGGACTATAACATTACAGGTAAGAGAGAGTGTAATTCCATCATTACTGGTTAAACTTTGTATTATATGTTATTAAAGTGAGTCATGAAAGAGGGGTAATTAATTATTTCCGTAGTTATACATTCAGATTTAGGGATGAATCTCAGGGATGTCACTCATCGAGCATGTTCGATGCTGTTGTCTTTGATCTCCGAAACGGGTCATGTTTTACAAAGGTCTTTGCTTTTGGATCGTAATCGTCATTGTTTATTCCTCCCGAGCATAGATGGCGATCTTCGAAGCTTTGGCTATCTAAATCCATCTAATGCGATATATATAGGCCTACGTGTCTATTTatcaataataaatatataacatatGAAGGCATGAAGCCTGTAAAACGGCAAACACGGGAAAAAATGCAAACTACACAAAGGACAAGCTATGTCATACTTGTACCAAGATATTAATATTCTAAATATAtcgataaaataaaaacatggttTTGCCGAAATAACCTTCgtggttttaaaataaaattactctACAGTATAGTATTAGTGTATTGGTTGTTTTAGAAATTTGACTTGATTGGATTTTATTTTTCGATATGATAATTGTTTGATTAAGTCTGATTTAATGTGATTTAATCTGTAACTAAAATGTTTCCTCTAGTGTGACAATTAAGTTCATCTTCAAAATCTGTGGTATTTTGTTTAAACTGGTAGAGAAGGGGACCACTGACTCTGAGAGTCACCAGTATTAAGTTTCGCTACAAAACGTCTCATATTTccaaaaatatttacatatttagcggGTAAACAAGAAACAGTTCCTTGACAAGAATGATGCAGGCGCCCCCAGCCCTGCTTGGGGCCTAAGGGAGTCAGAAATGACTGAAATGCAGGGGCAGTGTTTCCAGTGAATTATATTagatccatacattttccaattCCATTTTCTAACCACTTGTCCTGATTAATATCACGGGGGACTCTACAGAGTACATGGATAaagtacacacaaacacaaattacCATGCATTACAGTCCAAAGTTCCCAGGGGggatatatatattaatattatttaatatattattattattaaatctgaATGTATAACTACGGAAATAATTTCAGATTTTACATACAGGCTTTTtggttgaaaaatgaatgaTGAGAAAATTGTCCTATAAATGCACTTTTTGCATTTAAATGCAGTTTTTATTTCTCGCCTCTAGATGTCACCCAACTATCGGCGGTAAACACAACAGTCGTTTTAACGTTCATGAGACGTTGCTGATACCTGTATAAAATATCAGACACTCATCCTTCATAATCAATCTACTGCAAATGATCACACATTCGGTTCCTATACTTCTCAAGTATTGTGTCTTTGTAAGGATACACAACACATTAGAAAAAAATAGAGTGAAActgtgctttatttgccatttttttTCAAGATGCACTTACTAGGGCTGCTCTTCACATATCACATCTTGCTCTCCTGTGAGGGCACGTTCAGCCAATTTTTGTTCAAGGGTCCAATGGTGATGTAAaagcacaggatttgaaccaacaaccatctGACCACTGAGGCCTAAACAGCTGGGGATCCGAAATGAAGTGCCAGTGTGctatcatttttaaataattcgaTTGAAATGTTTACAGTTATATTTTGACTGTTTAAAATATTTGAAATCTGTTTATGAGACACAGATTAGTGTGTCTCCATTCTGGCAGGGATCGAGCTAGTGTTGCATGTCACGTGTCTTTTATCTTGCTCAGTGTTTCCAAACCCCATTctcaggagctgggaggaagcaaaaatgtggactgtcccaTAGGACGGGTTTGAGGAACACTGAACTAGCACAGTAATTTTCTTGGAAGCATATTTTCTTCAGATCAGGTTAACAAAAGCATTCAGACATCATAGGAACAATTAATCTGTCTAAATTGTCTTGCCAGAATTTGAAAGCTTTTAAGAGTGATTTTCCTTCCATAGGCTACTTTAAATCATGTGCATCCAGCTGAAGATGTATCTAcatattgtccatccatccatccatccatcctctaaccaccaatcttctaactgcttatgaATACAGGGTCATGGAGATCCTGGAGCAAATCACAGGAAGTCATAAGGTAGAGGAACACCATGGACAGGACGGTTTTTTCGTcatctttatattttttttgtgtcatgtgttatttaaaaatgatCATCTCAAAGTATGTTTTAATTACTAAAGATAATTAGGACATATGAAGTGTGTTTCCAGCATTTCCCAGAACGCAGTAATCAGTAAGGGAAATCCTTAGAGCTGTGTCTCACAAAGGACTGTAAGCATGGAAAGGTTTCCATAGTAACGTTTTCTGTAGACTATTGAGAGGAATCTATGGTGCAGACAGTTTCCCCGGTTACCCTGACCGAAGCCCTCTCAGAGCTCACAGCATGTGTCTTTATTAATGAGAGCTGCTGAGATTCGCCTTCTGAAGAAAAAGTAAAGAAAACCAGAATAAGTTTTGCTCACCCAGAATAATCTCAGATAATCTCAGATAAGTGGTTACGATATTGGAATATATGTTTAGGCATATTAGAGACGGGTGATATAAACAATACACTAACATCATAATGTAAAATTTAAACTATAACAAAATCAAAAACTTTGATAAACTCAATAAGGAACTTCGATTGATAGCACAAATCAGCCTATCACAAACAAATGCCATTGCAACCAATCATATGCGGGGGCACTGCTAGAGCTTCTGGTCCGCATGAAAGCGTTTCTTATTGGGCCTCCAGCTCAGAACAATGCAATTATGTTTCACATTTTTTAGGGCCCTTGGATTCCTCTTCCCTATCTCCACTTGACTGCACCCCTTATCATACAATAGCCACATAAGAATATACAGtagaacaaacaaacacacagtaaGATTGATTGTGTTAGCGGAGCACGTCACATGTTATTGATTTGGAAGTACCAAGGAAGAGAGAAGCACTTCTTCAGATGCAGCTTCCAGTGTTGGTGAAGAAGGCCCCAGCTGAGGAGCCACAACAGCTTTTAAAAAGGAGATATTGTAAATAAACAAGGTTAAAGGGGTTGGTGGGGCGGCACTTTTTGCAGTTCAAAGTCTGCCGCACGTCAGACTGCCGCTGTGCACTGTAAACTGCCAAACACTGGTGCCAACAGAAGCAGGAAACACCGTGAACCTGTTTCACCAATGGAAGCATCGCCGTCCGGTAGAGCATACAGAATGCAAATGCTTATGGTCATAAACACGGGCAAACAGGATTTTACACTTTCAATATGGAGAAAAATTGGTTAAAAATGGGACATAGTTTATTTTTCACTATTTACGTGAAAACTCTATCAGTAATGTCAAACCCAAACCCTGGAATGAGTAGTGAGGCAGTTAGAGAAAATAACAAATCATACTGTCGGCATTTTCTAGCATTACTCCTTATGGCAAAACATCTTTATTTTTGTAGATTTCTTTGTTACAGTTAGATGTCAGTTTGCAGTCCATTTCATGTGTTGCCTTTTTCAAGTTCTGTTTTCATGTTAGAACATTCCTAAGGgagttttaagtaaaaatgaAGCCTAGCAGTAAAGGATCAATATCTTGAATTATATTGTGACAATTATCAATATCGGCtgatatgaaaaatatatatatattgtgatCAAATATTTTGCAGTATCGATATAATGTTTAAAGTTAATTATCTGGgtaataaatgtatatttctTCAGAAAACAATACAGgttcatattacaatatatgcaaatgaacatGAATTTCTTCTTCGTCTTCCCAAAAGTGGCTGATACCTTGTTGGATGGCTTTAAGTACATTGCTTCGGTTCTGCCTATACTGGGGCGACTTTCACAGAAACGGCTAAGCAAACGTTCATTGACGGACATAAAATTGCAGTCAGTCATGAAAATTGCAAAATTATTTAATGTGTCAACGCGAACGATATGGAAGAGCACGACGGCATATGTCAAACAAGGACA is a window of Brienomyrus brachyistius isolate T26 chromosome 15, BBRACH_0.4, whole genome shotgun sequence DNA encoding:
- the slc30a7 gene encoding zinc transporter 7, translating into MLPLSIKDDEYKPAKFNLLVKISGWFRSILSDKTSRNLFFFLCLNLSFAFVELLYGLWSNSLGLISDSFHMFFDCTALLAGLAASVISRWRSNDAFSYGYVRAEVLAGFVNGLFLIFTAFFIFSEGVERALEPPDVHHERLLPVSVAGLLVNLVGIFVFQHGGHGHSHGDDEDHGHSHSLFNGIVAPGHSHAGHTSHGHGHSHGSKHGHDHGHDHGHSHGHDHGHDHGHGGHGHSHGHSHEEPHCHDEHSHTPGKGSSKQILQGIFLHIVADTLGSIGVIISAILMQKYDLMIADPICSMLISILIGVSVVPLLRESIGILMQRSPPALDHALPECYQRVQRLQGVYNLQEPHFWTLCTDVYVGTLKLLVAPDADSRWILSQTHNIFTQAGVRQLYVQIDVAAM